One region of Deferrivibrio essentukiensis genomic DNA includes:
- a CDS encoding ABC transporter ATP-binding protein, with protein MIKIKGLCKVFDGKPILSNINIDISKGDILIIKGPSGSGKSTLLSLISGLARPTSGAVYYNDMNISKLPEIELGRYRNEKIGFIFQKFNLLENLTVYENILPPLVVRKEKIDRKKIEDVLKKLELLEFINTKVSKLSGGEQQRVALARALVNKPDILLADEPTANLDYNLKMNAIKIFLQENKEGKTIIIATHDDIFLSIPNAKVAKLDNGILSVLK; from the coding sequence ATGATTAAGATAAAAGGGTTATGCAAAGTATTTGATGGCAAACCTATTTTGAGTAACATAAATATCGATATTTCAAAAGGGGATATATTAATAATAAAGGGGCCAAGCGGCAGTGGCAAAAGCACGTTGTTATCACTTATATCAGGCCTTGCAAGGCCTACTTCCGGAGCCGTTTATTACAATGATATGAATATTTCAAAGCTTCCCGAAATTGAGCTTGGAAGATACAGAAATGAAAAGATAGGGTTTATTTTTCAAAAGTTTAATCTGCTTGAGAATCTGACTGTTTATGAAAATATTTTACCACCTCTTGTAGTGAGAAAAGAGAAAATTGATAGAAAAAAAATAGAAGATGTGCTTAAGAAATTAGAGCTACTGGAATTTATAAATACGAAAGTATCAAAGCTATCAGGCGGTGAGCAACAAAGGGTCGCACTTGCAAGAGCCCTTGTAAATAAACCTGACATATTACTGGCGGATGAGCCTACGGCAAATTTGGACTATAATCTTAAGATGAATGCGATTAAGATCTTTCTTCAGGAAAACAAGGAGGGGAAAACTATAATTATTGCAACCCATGATGATATTTTCTTAAGTATCCCAAATGCAAAAGTCGCAAAACTTGATAACGGCATACTGTCGGTACTAAAATGA
- a CDS encoding RrF2 family transcriptional regulator — MSLIKREADYAIRIAAFLAGQKGLVKIDYICEKLFLNKPIVIKIIHKLSKCGIIVSETGRHGGVALSPDAVDLSLLDILKCMEFVNSINICVDQPEKCLLNPICNITVFFKQLQDDVEKKLHSAKLKDFVFTEDRLNIL, encoded by the coding sequence ATGTCACTCATAAAACGTGAAGCTGACTATGCCATAAGGATTGCAGCTTTTTTAGCCGGTCAAAAAGGACTGGTCAAAATTGACTATATTTGTGAAAAACTTTTTTTGAATAAACCTATTGTTATAAAAATAATACATAAACTCTCAAAGTGTGGTATAATAGTTTCTGAGACGGGTAGACATGGTGGGGTAGCCTTATCCCCTGATGCGGTTGATTTAAGTTTATTGGATATTTTAAAGTGTATGGAATTTGTCAATTCGATTAATATTTGTGTAGACCAACCTGAAAAGTGCTTACTTAACCCTATATGCAATATTACTGTTTTTTTTAAGCAACTTCAGGACGATGTGGAGAAAAAATTACACTCTGCCAAGCTAAAAGATTTTGTTTTTACTGAAGATAGATTAAATATCTTGTAG
- a CDS encoding cbb3-type cytochrome c oxidase subunit I, producing MNDYRYDYETVKGFILSAIFWGVVGLVVGLWISAQMWDASLNIPPYFSFGRLRTFHTNVLTYGLGIGAEFGVFYYLVIRLAKRPLLFPKLARFHLWLFNVGVAIAGITLLLGWNQSLEYAEFEWPIDIAIVILWVIFAVNILGTIIKRKEEQMYISLWYIIATIITVAILYIVNNLSIPAGFDKSYHIFAGVNSANVQWWYGHNAVGFLFTTPILAMFYYFLPKSTGLPIYSHRLSIISFWSLIFAYLWTGAHHLVYTPLPDWIQTLGIAFTLFLIAPSWGSVVNGYFTVESDWSVMKNNYLTKFFIAGITFYGLQTIQGPSQGIRVISSLIHYTDWVPGHVHMGTMGWVTMTICAAVYYIIPHIYKTEIYSVKIANAHFWLVLIGQLAFSITMWVTGVQQGAMWKMTNPDGTLKYTFMEGLLRNYPYWQLRTLAGIVFVIGMLLFIYNVMMTIKKGKAELEAKLQAASATA from the coding sequence ATGAATGACTACCGTTATGACTATGAAACGGTAAAAGGTTTTATTTTATCTGCAATTTTTTGGGGTGTAGTTGGCCTTGTGGTTGGACTATGGATTTCGGCTCAGATGTGGGATGCAAGTCTTAATATTCCACCGTATTTTAGTTTTGGTAGGCTTAGGACATTCCACACAAATGTATTAACATACGGGCTTGGGATTGGAGCTGAATTTGGTGTATTTTATTACTTAGTAATAAGGCTTGCAAAGCGTCCGCTGCTCTTTCCAAAGCTTGCTAGATTCCATTTATGGCTTTTTAATGTCGGTGTTGCCATAGCCGGGATTACGCTTCTTTTAGGCTGGAATCAGTCACTGGAATATGCAGAATTTGAGTGGCCTATAGACATCGCAATTGTTATTTTATGGGTGATATTTGCTGTCAATATTTTAGGCACTATTATCAAAAGAAAAGAAGAGCAGATGTATATCTCATTATGGTATATAATTGCTACTATTATTACAGTTGCAATTTTATATATCGTTAATAACCTATCTATTCCTGCTGGATTTGACAAATCATACCACATATTTGCCGGGGTCAATAGTGCAAATGTTCAGTGGTGGTATGGTCACAACGCTGTAGGTTTTCTTTTCACGACACCTATTCTTGCTATGTTTTATTATTTTTTACCAAAGTCAACAGGGCTTCCTATTTACAGTCACAGATTATCTATCATATCATTTTGGTCTTTAATCTTTGCCTATCTTTGGACTGGTGCTCATCACCTTGTTTACACACCTCTTCCTGATTGGATTCAAACTCTTGGCATAGCTTTCACACTCTTTTTAATAGCACCATCCTGGGGTAGCGTTGTAAACGGATATTTTACTGTTGAGTCTGATTGGTCAGTGATGAAAAATAATTATTTAACCAAATTTTTCATTGCTGGGATAACATTTTACGGACTTCAGACCATACAGGGTCCATCTCAAGGTATAAGAGTAATAAGCTCTCTTATTCACTATACTGACTGGGTACCAGGGCATGTCCATATGGGTACAATGGGTTGGGTAACAATGACAATTTGTGCCGCAGTGTATTATATAATCCCACACATATATAAAACTGAAATTTACAGTGTAAAAATTGCAAATGCACACTTCTGGCTTGTGTTAATAGGTCAACTTGCATTTTCAATCACAATGTGGGTTACAGGTGTTCAACAGGGTGCAATGTGGAAAATGACAAACCCTGACGGAACACTAAAATATACTTTTATGGAAGGACTACTCAGAAATTACCCTTACTGGCAGCTTAGAACCCTTGCGGGAATAGTATTTGTAATCGGAATGTTGCTCTTTATTTATAATGTAATGATGACAATCAAAAAAGGGAAAGCAGAGCTTGAAGCAAAATTACAAGCTGCTTCTGCCACAGCTTAA
- a CDS encoding cbb3-type cytochrome c oxidase subunit II: MSENKKLYSNALIFSLAAAITVLIGTIATVFIPMFTKGMHPKLENLKPYTAIQLAGRDIYQREGCVNCHTQTVRPLKSDVLMYGDYSKAGEFAYDQPFLWGSKRTGPDLARIGGKYPDDWHYQHMTNPQAFYEKSNMPKYAFLNDRKVAVEKTIAHMKALGFPYTEDDVNTLKNSTEMDAIVAYLQVLGTAVERKAVLTIDETMVEETSPLAGNKDAILKGEKLYKAECAGCHGQNAEGNIGGSLVDYASAESPDRDTYLIIANGFEGAMPGFAAIYDKEEIWSLVEYIKSLKK; the protein is encoded by the coding sequence ATGTCAGAAAATAAAAAACTCTATTCAAATGCTCTTATATTTTCTCTTGCAGCGGCAATAACCGTTTTGATCGGTACTATTGCTACAGTGTTTATCCCTATGTTTACAAAAGGGATGCACCCTAAACTTGAAAATTTAAAACCGTATACTGCCATCCAACTTGCTGGAAGGGACATCTATCAGCGTGAAGGGTGTGTAAACTGCCATACTCAGACTGTGAGACCTTTAAAATCTGATGTTTTGATGTATGGAGATTATTCAAAAGCGGGTGAATTTGCTTATGATCAACCATTCTTGTGGGGCTCCAAAAGAACAGGTCCAGATTTGGCAAGAATCGGTGGCAAATATCCGGATGATTGGCATTATCAGCATATGACAAACCCACAAGCGTTTTATGAAAAATCAAATATGCCAAAATATGCCTTTTTAAACGACAGAAAGGTTGCTGTTGAAAAAACAATTGCTCATATGAAAGCATTAGGTTTTCCCTATACTGAAGATGATGTCAATACACTTAAAAACAGTACTGAAATGGACGCAATAGTTGCTTACTTACAAGTACTTGGAACAGCTGTAGAAAGAAAAGCTGTCCTCACTATCGATGAGACAATGGTAGAAGAGACAAGCCCATTAGCCGGCAATAAAGACGCTATTTTAAAGGGGGAAAAACTCTACAAAGCTGAATGTGCCGGATGCCATGGACAAAATGCTGAAGGAAATATTGGTGGCTCGCTTGTAGATTACGCATCTGCTGAAAGTCCTGACAGAGACACTTACTTGATAATTGCAAACGGCTTTGAAGGTGCAATGCCGGGATTTGCTGCAATATATGACAAAGAAGAGATTTGGTCATTGGTAGAGTACATTAAAAGTTTAAAAAAATAG
- a CDS encoding cbb3-type cytochrome c oxidase subunit 3 — protein sequence MPGDLLAYLIFGIGLVVLFICIVIYYYSKKRHDKIEEAKYKMLEDDDE from the coding sequence ATGCCGGGTGACCTGTTAGCATATCTAATCTTTGGAATAGGACTTGTAGTCCTATTTATTTGTATAGTAATTTACTACTATTCAAAAAAAAGACACGACAAAATAGAAGAAGCAAAATATAAGATGCTTGAAGATGATGACGAATAA
- a CDS encoding 4Fe-4S dicluster domain-containing protein has protein sequence MMTNNFQFYRRIVRAILVILGVTLPFIKINGNHLLIFNIYTFEFHLFGLSLQINQFLPLLALFLFFTFLFLYITVTFGRIWCGWLCPQSVSMELTSFIQSFNKGNLPVKTFKIILLYALSVMIAANILLYFIPYEIFFDRLFGNEFSKGIFTALITLGTLLFLNFWLVRYKFCATVCPYSMLQSILFDKHTLAVWMIPERRDECINCLSCVKVCSTKIDIRQGQNSACINCAKCIDACANVMGKLGKKSLFAYRFGEENKKRFTRFSSTVSLFLTVISFIIFILIAVSTKKVQVEVIPYQKFLPRYIHDFAANGYVLVIENGDNKDKTIAIEIEDLSGYEITPNSIFKVKPKSKEDFTFFVKLKRDLLENTPILNLKLKIVNKEDKTSEIKNISFRRPITSRRSKK, from the coding sequence ATGATGACGAATAATTTTCAATTTTACAGACGGATAGTTAGAGCGATATTGGTAATTTTGGGGGTAACATTACCTTTTATTAAAATAAACGGTAATCACCTTCTGATTTTCAATATCTACACATTTGAGTTTCATTTATTTGGGCTTTCACTGCAGATAAATCAGTTTTTACCCCTTCTGGCACTATTTCTATTTTTTACCTTTCTATTTTTATACATTACCGTAACTTTTGGAAGAATATGGTGCGGTTGGCTTTGCCCTCAGTCCGTTTCTATGGAGCTGACCTCGTTTATACAAAGTTTTAACAAAGGTAACTTACCGGTAAAAACTTTCAAAATTATACTCTTATACGCTTTATCTGTAATGATAGCAGCAAATATCTTACTCTACTTTATCCCGTATGAAATATTTTTTGACCGTTTATTCGGCAATGAGTTTAGTAAAGGGATTTTTACTGCACTTATAACGCTGGGCACACTTCTTTTTTTAAACTTCTGGCTTGTAAGATATAAATTTTGCGCAACGGTTTGTCCGTATTCAATGCTCCAATCAATATTGTTTGATAAACATACTTTGGCAGTCTGGATGATCCCTGAAAGAAGGGATGAGTGTATTAACTGCCTCAGCTGTGTCAAGGTATGCTCCACAAAAATAGATATCAGGCAGGGGCAAAATTCTGCATGTATAAACTGTGCAAAATGTATAGATGCTTGTGCCAACGTAATGGGGAAATTAGGGAAAAAATCTCTCTTTGCCTACAGATTTGGCGAAGAAAACAAAAAAAGATTTACAAGATTCTCATCAACCGTTTCACTTTTTCTCACGGTAATCTCTTTTATAATATTCATTTTAATCGCAGTTTCCACAAAGAAAGTGCAGGTAGAAGTTATACCCTATCAAAAGTTTTTACCTAGATATATTCATGATTTTGCTGCTAACGGATATGTCCTTGTGATTGAAAACGGGGACAACAAAGATAAAACTATTGCTATTGAAATAGAAGATTTAAGCGGATACGAAATAACGCCGAATAGCATCTTTAAAGTCAAGCCAAAGTCGAAAGAGGACTTTACCTTTTTCGTCAAATTAAAGAGGGATTTACTTGAAAACACCCCTATTCTTAATCTAAAATTAAAAATAGTTAACAAAGAAGATAAAACATCGGAGATAAAAAATATAAGTTTTAGGAGACCCATCACATCAAGGAGAAGCAAAAAATGA
- the ccoS gene encoding cbb3-type cytochrome oxidase assembly protein CcoS, which yields MSSLFFLVPISLILGIIALLLFFWAVKGKQFDDVEGPKYRMLDDDDE from the coding sequence ATGAGTTCGTTATTCTTTTTAGTGCCAATAAGCCTTATTTTAGGAATTATTGCTCTGCTACTATTTTTCTGGGCAGTTAAAGGTAAGCAATTTGATGATGTTGAGGGACCAAAATACAGAATGCTAGATGACGACGACGAATAA
- a CDS encoding heavy metal translocating P-type ATPase: protein MTTTNNTTQCSHCLLKFNKNTAIVEKEGDKELHFCCPGCQSVYHIIKDGGFDSFYKKRRDYKPGPPELAFISDELFVDDIIEHENYSEIEFIATNIRCAACIWLIENYLSKLNGIKYVRANYATHKVKIQWDNSTIPLNEILNGIANLGYTPVPLSAMSSSDYFQKLKKSYFYKFSIGAFFTMQIMIYSVALYAGYFQGIDENLKEMFKLIAMILATPVVFYSGLPFAINSIKSLKTKTLNMDTLVFLGSYSAYFYSVFGVFTGGEIYFDTSSMIITLILLGRYIETEAKIKASKEITLLFNLQPKQAKLLKSFTKNDYIQGKLKPLIVKVASIRKGDILEVLPGENIPVDGKVIYGKSEVNESMFTGESVPVLKKQGCTVISGTNNLNGTLVIEATKSSKESSLNKIAEAIKSAQESKFYFQKLADKITIYFVPTIIAIAFATFLYWFNHSNSFVTSFMNAVSVLVIACPCAMGLATPLAILVATSTAFKKGILIKEGFILENASKVKAVFFDKTGTITEGVPKIVGIKSYDNNFNTLKIAASLERFSKHILAISIVSQYTEGFEEVTDIKEIPGQGMVGNTNNNIQIAAGNMLLFNRLGIDIDTIVKNDLESLASQGYTNIMVAYNKKIIGVISLFDNVRESFGEIYNFLTKKHIEINVLTGDTKETAEKVLKDYTDINIFSSLSPIEKVEVIKNNLHKFPIMVGDGINDAPSLKQAFIGIGMGKGTEIALESSDAVFVNSNLLLLKDFLNLSKKTRGIIIENLFWAFSYNFVTIPLAISGKIHPVFSAVLMSISSLIVVFNSLRIKTLSR, encoded by the coding sequence ATGACGACGACGAATAATACCACTCAATGCAGCCACTGCTTATTAAAGTTTAATAAAAATACTGCAATTGTTGAAAAAGAAGGGGACAAAGAGCTTCATTTCTGTTGCCCCGGATGCCAAAGTGTTTACCATATTATCAAAGACGGAGGGTTTGATAGCTTTTATAAAAAAAGGCGTGATTACAAGCCAGGCCCGCCTGAGCTTGCTTTTATAAGTGATGAGCTATTTGTAGATGATATAATTGAGCACGAAAATTACTCCGAAATAGAATTTATTGCTACAAATATCAGATGCGCTGCATGTATCTGGCTTATAGAGAACTACCTTTCCAAACTAAATGGGATTAAATATGTGAGGGCTAATTACGCCACCCATAAAGTAAAAATTCAGTGGGATAACTCAACAATACCCCTTAATGAAATATTAAACGGTATTGCAAATCTTGGTTACACACCTGTGCCTTTATCCGCAATGTCATCATCCGATTATTTTCAAAAGTTGAAAAAATCTTACTTCTATAAATTCAGTATAGGTGCATTTTTTACGATGCAAATTATGATTTATTCTGTCGCTCTTTATGCAGGATATTTTCAAGGTATAGATGAAAATTTAAAAGAGATGTTTAAGTTGATTGCTATGATTCTTGCCACCCCTGTAGTTTTTTACTCAGGTCTCCCCTTTGCAATTAATTCCATAAAATCTCTGAAAACAAAAACTCTAAATATGGATACGCTCGTATTTTTGGGATCTTATTCCGCTTACTTTTACAGTGTTTTTGGAGTCTTTACCGGGGGAGAAATATACTTTGATACATCCTCAATGATAATAACACTAATCTTGCTCGGCAGATATATCGAAACTGAAGCAAAGATAAAGGCATCCAAAGAGATTACTTTACTGTTTAATCTTCAGCCCAAACAAGCTAAGCTGTTAAAGTCTTTCACCAAAAATGATTATATACAAGGGAAATTAAAGCCTCTGATTGTAAAAGTGGCATCAATAAGAAAAGGGGATATTTTGGAAGTATTGCCAGGGGAGAATATCCCCGTTGACGGCAAAGTTATCTATGGTAAAAGTGAAGTAAATGAATCAATGTTTACCGGAGAAAGTGTTCCTGTTTTAAAGAAACAGGGTTGTACTGTAATTAGCGGTACAAACAATTTAAACGGGACACTTGTAATTGAAGCGACAAAAAGTAGTAAAGAATCTTCATTAAATAAAATAGCTGAAGCTATAAAATCTGCTCAGGAAAGTAAGTTTTACTTTCAAAAACTTGCCGATAAAATAACCATTTACTTTGTTCCTACGATAATAGCAATTGCCTTTGCTACGTTTTTATACTGGTTTAACCACAGTAACAGTTTTGTCACATCTTTTATGAATGCAGTGTCCGTATTGGTTATTGCCTGCCCTTGCGCAATGGGGCTTGCCACACCACTTGCAATTTTAGTTGCTACATCAACGGCATTTAAAAAAGGTATTCTTATCAAAGAAGGCTTTATATTGGAAAATGCATCAAAGGTAAAAGCTGTCTTTTTCGATAAAACAGGCACTATTACAGAAGGGGTGCCAAAGATTGTAGGTATAAAGTCTTATGATAATAATTTTAATACACTAAAAATTGCCGCATCCTTAGAAAGATTTTCAAAGCATATCCTCGCCATAAGTATAGTCTCACAATATACTGAAGGGTTTGAAGAGGTGACTGATATAAAGGAGATACCGGGGCAAGGGATGGTAGGAAATACAAATAACAACATTCAAATTGCTGCAGGAAATATGCTTTTATTTAACAGATTAGGGATAGACATTGATACAATCGTCAAAAACGACTTGGAGTCTCTTGCTTCACAAGGGTACACAAATATAATGGTTGCTTACAATAAAAAAATTATCGGCGTCATTTCATTGTTTGACAATGTTAGAGAGTCTTTTGGGGAAATTTACAATTTTCTAACCAAAAAACATATTGAGATTAATGTATTAACAGGGGATACCAAAGAAACAGCTGAAAAAGTTCTGAAAGATTATACTGATATTAACATATTTAGCTCTTTAAGCCCCATAGAAAAGGTTGAGGTAATAAAAAATAACTTGCATAAATTCCCCATAATGGTTGGGGATGGGATAAACGATGCACCTTCACTCAAACAAGCATTTATAGGGATAGGTATGGGCAAAGGGACAGAGATTGCCCTTGAAAGCTCCGATGCTGTCTTTGTTAACAGCAATCTTCTGCTACTCAAAGATTTTCTTAATCTTTCAAAAAAAACAAGAGGTATTATTATTGAAAATCTATTTTGGGCTTTTTCATATAATTTTGTAACTATCCCTCTGGCAATATCCGGAAAAATTCATCCGGTTTTCTCAGCAGTCTTAATGAGCATTAGTTCACTTATTGTTGTTTTTAACTCACTTCGAATCAAAACCTTATCCCGCTGA
- a CDS encoding sulfite exporter TauE/SafE family protein, translated as MVELLGFFSLGFFGGFGHCIFMCNPFVIYVASKFAPNSPGYVRFFLPQIKYNLGRIITYGSLGLVFGSASSAGELFGNIVYFQKILAIFAGVFLIAYATFDILGLKIISKLENNIITKKISKIISLFRFNSPFLAGLVLGFLPCGLLYGALIGVTSLNNPLKSMISMVLFGVGTSASLLLVSVFGSIVLKHRMLFRIISFLIMIILGIFFIISGIRF; from the coding sequence ATGGTTGAGTTATTGGGTTTTTTCTCTTTAGGTTTTTTTGGAGGGTTTGGGCATTGTATATTTATGTGTAACCCTTTTGTAATATATGTAGCGAGTAAGTTTGCGCCAAATTCTCCCGGGTATGTAAGATTTTTTCTTCCCCAAATAAAGTACAATCTTGGAAGAATTATAACTTATGGTAGTTTAGGTTTAGTTTTTGGAAGTGCAAGCAGTGCGGGGGAGCTTTTTGGGAATATTGTATATTTTCAAAAAATACTCGCCATTTTTGCAGGGGTATTTCTCATAGCGTATGCTACTTTTGATATTTTGGGGCTAAAAATCATTTCTAAGTTGGAAAATAATATTATCACAAAAAAAATAAGCAAAATTATTTCATTGTTTAGGTTTAATTCACCTTTCCTTGCCGGACTAGTTTTAGGTTTTCTCCCTTGCGGTTTGTTATATGGAGCATTAATAGGGGTTACATCATTGAATAATCCATTAAAATCTATGATTTCTATGGTACTTTTCGGGGTAGGGACATCTGCCTCACTACTTTTGGTTTCGGTATTTGGAAGTATAGTTTTAAAACATAGAATGCTATTTAGAATTATAAGTTTTTTAATAATGATAATACTTGGAATATTTTTTATTATCAGCGGGATAAGGTTTTGA
- a CDS encoding twin-arginine translocase TatA/TatE family subunit yields the protein MFGLGMSEIILILALALIVIGPNKLPEVAKALGKGYAEFKKVLNDFKDAVNIEDDTPPKNTYSSKTRDDLKEIHTEKFDKKDESITKEDKREDA from the coding sequence ATGTTTGGCTTAGGGATGTCTGAAATAATTTTGATACTTGCACTTGCTTTGATTGTAATTGGTCCCAATAAGCTGCCGGAAGTTGCAAAGGCACTCGGGAAAGGGTATGCGGAATTCAAAAAAGTTTTAAACGATTTTAAAGATGCCGTTAATATTGAAGATGACACACCACCCAAAAACACCTATTCATCCAAAACGCGTGATGATTTAAAAGAGATACATACCGAAAAATTTGATAAAAAAGATGAATCTATTACAAAGGAAGATAAAAGGGAAGACGCATGA
- the tatC gene encoding twin-arginine translocase subunit TatC produces MKKEMDEKLPLTKHLEELRQRLIKIFIVLIVVFGVCYYNSKFFMDFVTAPLVPLLPAKSSLAMLKLTEGFFTELKLSLMAAVFFSMPFILYQLWKFVAPGLYAHEKKYVVSFVLVSSILFFSGAAFAYYIVFPFGFRFFLNYAQGDVIASLSLQWYLSFVTRLILGFGIIFELPVFTLFLSKMGIVTADMMKKHRKYAIVGIFIVAAIFTPPDVFTQCMMAVPLLILYEISIYVAKIFGKKKLKDEDIYE; encoded by the coding sequence ATGAAAAAAGAGATGGATGAAAAACTCCCTTTAACCAAACATCTTGAAGAGCTTAGACAAAGGCTCATAAAAATTTTTATAGTCTTAATCGTTGTCTTTGGAGTTTGTTATTACAACAGTAAATTTTTTATGGACTTTGTAACTGCACCATTAGTGCCATTGCTACCGGCGAAATCTTCTTTGGCTATGTTAAAACTTACCGAAGGATTTTTTACCGAATTAAAACTTTCCCTTATGGCAGCGGTTTTTTTCTCTATGCCTTTTATCTTGTATCAGTTATGGAAGTTTGTAGCACCGGGTCTTTATGCTCATGAGAAAAAATACGTAGTATCATTTGTACTTGTATCTTCAATACTATTTTTTTCAGGTGCAGCATTTGCCTATTACATTGTATTCCCATTTGGTTTCAGATTCTTTTTAAATTATGCCCAGGGGGACGTAATCGCCAGCCTGTCGCTGCAATGGTATCTATCATTTGTAACAAGGTTAATATTAGGATTCGGCATTATCTTTGAGCTACCTGTTTTCACTCTATTTCTTTCAAAAATGGGGATTGTTACCGCTGATATGATGAAAAAGCATAGAAAATATGCCATTGTTGGTATTTTTATAGTGGCTGCTATTTTTACTCCACCAGATGTATTTACACAGTGTATGATGGCTGTCCCACTTTTGATATTATATGAAATAAGTATTTATGTAGCAAAAATATTCGGCAAAAAAAAATTAAAAGACGAAGATATTTATGAGTGA
- the moaA gene encoding GTP 3',8-cyclase MoaA — protein MSDKLKDKYSRTYKYLRVSVTDRCNFRCKYCIPTHDFEFIPHSKILKYEDIIFAVDSFSKLGIEKIRLTGGEPLVRKNISFLISEIGKIKGIKETTLTTNGSLLGKFATDIFDAGIRRINISLDSLKQDRYEYITGGFKLDDIIEGINQAINVGLSPIKINVVAIKTFNDDEILDFCDFAAKNKLNVRFIEFMPIGNKIEWRKEHIITGEEILKIISKKYSYEPVKKAKFEGPAVNYMLSNGAKIGIITPISNHFCSECDKLRLTADGKLRPCLLSDKEINLFDEIKNRDFDKFKEKIRESLKLKELDHNITNEGCDTQFKRTMSKIGG, from the coding sequence ATGAGTGATAAATTAAAAGATAAGTATAGCAGAACATATAAATATTTGAGGGTATCGGTAACTGACAGATGTAATTTTAGATGCAAGTATTGTATCCCCACTCACGATTTTGAGTTTATTCCTCATTCAAAAATACTCAAGTATGAAGATATTATATTTGCCGTGGATTCATTCTCAAAACTTGGGATTGAAAAGATTAGGCTTACCGGCGGTGAGCCTTTGGTAAGAAAAAATATATCTTTTCTAATCAGTGAAATAGGTAAAATCAAGGGGATTAAGGAAACAACTCTCACTACAAACGGCTCACTACTTGGCAAGTTTGCCACAGATATTTTTGATGCAGGTATCAGAAGAATAAATATAAGCCTCGATTCCCTTAAACAGGACAGGTATGAATATATTACAGGTGGGTTTAAGTTAGATGACATTATCGAAGGTATAAATCAGGCGATAAATGTAGGGTTAAGTCCTATCAAAATCAATGTTGTTGCGATTAAAACTTTCAACGATGATGAGATTTTAGATTTTTGTGACTTTGCAGCTAAAAACAAACTGAATGTGCGCTTTATAGAATTTATGCCAATTGGGAATAAAATTGAGTGGCGAAAAGAGCATATTATTACAGGGGAAGAAATACTTAAAATTATCTCAAAAAAATACTCATATGAGCCTGTTAAAAAAGCTAAATTTGAAGGACCTGCAGTAAACTATATGTTGTCTAACGGTGCAAAAATAGGAATAATAACCCCTATTTCAAATCACTTTTGCTCAGAATGTGACAAACTGAGACTTACCGCCGACGGTAAATTAAGACCATGTCTACTTTCCGATAAGGAGATAAATCTTTTTGATGAAATCAAAAATAGGGATTTTGATAAATTTAAAGAAAAAATTCGCGAATCTCTCAAACTGAAAGAGCTGGATCACAATATAACAAATGAGGGTTGTGATACCCAATTCAAAAGAACAATGTCAAAAATCGGAGGATAA